From Actinopolymorpha cephalotaxi, one genomic window encodes:
- a CDS encoding ArsR/SmtB family transcription factor, with amino-acid sequence MVTYLWGVAEDDEVFKALADPTRRFLLDLLFTRDGRTLTELESELEMTRFGVMKHLRVLEAADLVVTRRSGREKLHFLNPVPIRLIHDRWIDKYAERRVSALADLKVQLENPTDEKPATEKPATEKPAKADRTDKEERP; translated from the coding sequence ATGGTCACCTATCTTTGGGGCGTGGCGGAGGACGACGAGGTGTTCAAGGCGCTCGCCGACCCGACGCGGCGTTTCCTGCTCGACCTGCTCTTCACGCGTGACGGCCGCACGCTCACCGAGCTGGAGTCGGAGTTGGAGATGACGCGCTTCGGGGTGATGAAGCACCTGCGGGTCCTGGAGGCCGCGGACCTCGTCGTCACCCGCCGGTCCGGTCGGGAGAAGTTGCACTTCCTCAATCCCGTACCCATCCGGCTGATCCACGACCGGTGGATCGACAAGTACGCCGAGCGCCGGGTCTCCGCGCTCGCCGACCTCAAGGTCCAGCTCGAGAACCCCACGGACGAGAAGCCCGCAACCGAAAAGCCCGCAACCGAAAAGCCCGCGAAGGCGGACCGCACAGACAAGGAAGAACGGCCATGA
- a CDS encoding glyoxalase superfamily protein gives MDWKLELVAVPVSDVDKAKAFYAEQVGFNADHDHEVSEEIRFVQLTPPGSGCSIAIGRGVTEAEPGSVEGLQLVVSDIHAAHAELSGRGVDVSEVQEFPWGSFVFFADPDGNRWAVQALPNRG, from the coding sequence ATGGACTGGAAGCTCGAACTCGTCGCGGTCCCCGTCTCCGACGTCGACAAGGCGAAGGCGTTCTACGCCGAGCAGGTCGGTTTCAACGCCGACCACGACCACGAGGTCAGCGAGGAGATCCGGTTCGTCCAGCTCACCCCGCCCGGCTCCGGGTGCTCGATCGCCATCGGCCGCGGGGTCACCGAGGCCGAGCCCGGCTCGGTCGAGGGCCTGCAGCTGGTGGTGTCCGACATCCACGCCGCGCACGCCGAGCTCAGCGGGCGCGGCGTGGACGTCAGCGAGGTGCAGGAGTTCCCCTGGGGCTCGTTCGTCTTCTTCGCCGACCCCGACGGCAACCGGTGGGCGGTGCAGGCACTCCCGAACCGCGGCTGA
- a CDS encoding methyltransferase domain-containing protein has protein sequence MSDSIGEYLVSARSFAEYSAFFDLGEDDLRGSVLDCPGGGASFTATAASRGADAIAADPAYADPPAEVAARVRAEVDRGGAWVTARTGRYEWGFHHDPETLTRGRAESARLFAADITAHPDCYRFAALPELPFADEAFDLVLSSHFLFTYADRLDRDFHLAALRELRRVARGQVRVFPLVDQAGGRLDGLVDDLVRALTADDVRAERRRVPYEFQRGADTMLVLHPPGR, from the coding sequence GTGAGCGACAGCATCGGGGAGTACCTCGTCAGCGCCCGGTCCTTCGCGGAGTACTCCGCGTTCTTCGACCTCGGCGAGGACGACCTGCGGGGTTCGGTCCTGGACTGCCCGGGAGGTGGGGCGAGCTTCACCGCGACCGCGGCGAGCAGGGGCGCCGACGCGATCGCGGCCGACCCGGCGTACGCGGACCCTCCGGCCGAGGTGGCCGCCCGGGTGCGGGCAGAGGTCGACCGCGGCGGCGCGTGGGTCACCGCCCGCACCGGCAGGTACGAGTGGGGGTTTCACCACGACCCGGAGACGCTGACCCGCGGGCGCGCCGAGTCCGCGCGGCTGTTCGCCGCCGACATCACCGCCCACCCCGACTGCTACCGGTTCGCGGCGCTACCGGAGCTGCCGTTCGCCGACGAGGCGTTCGACCTGGTGCTCTCCTCGCACTTCCTGTTCACCTACGCGGACCGGCTCGACCGCGACTTCCACCTCGCTGCGCTGCGGGAGCTACGCCGGGTCGCCCGCGGGCAGGTGCGGGTCTTCCCGCTGGTCGACCAGGCCGGCGGCCGGCTCGACGGCCTGGTCGACGATCTCGTCCGCGCGCTCACCGCGGACGACGTGCGGGCGGAGCGCCGGCGGGTGCCGTACGAGTTCCAGCGTGGCGCGGACACCATGCTCGTGCTGCACCCGCCGGGACGGTGA
- a CDS encoding DUF222 domain-containing protein produces MSSSEWGAWTGGDAAGRILAALDRVDAPLDEAWVAPKGGLKPEDIAAVIAAARAKKARFEALELDLVALAEASDIGKLTGSPNATVYLRTAQRLAQREASAVVGLARDLGKVARLTLEAMAAGAVSAQQAKVIAEALKKLPEYVDADERHRAEEFLIEKAGFANPDELRGMGESLLERIAPEEAERLEGEELAKKDRKAEQKRSLRYLPNGIPQSETVRITLPSWEMELFRKIIEPLAEPKKGAEPDRRPIDQRRGDAFAEALGLLAAATTTPVRGGRPPQVAVTIPVDVLLKGLGAGTIDDTATPVRPRPCTCPCTDPKYGTTKDTGNTRNAKNARQARTDGEPTPEEAAGQEQARETQPGMGKRPPSGTGSPTDGIPPPRTPDQPHHPQPNTDPEPEPRTATGSGTEPDPHTGQVPGRDAEPHGAVGLKDAIDPHDGCPKCGGGGSARYLGTDGKPISAATVRRLACEADLIPVVLGGDGQVLDLGRSDRFFREHQRRALAIRDGSHCHFPGCNIPEPRCITHHMTAWDHGGPTDLNNGVLLCRFHHVTVHHKGWLVRMGTHGHPEYVPPEWVDPQQRILRP; encoded by the coding sequence ATGTCTTCGAGTGAGTGGGGTGCCTGGACCGGTGGCGATGCCGCCGGCCGGATCCTCGCTGCGCTCGACCGGGTCGACGCGCCGCTGGACGAGGCGTGGGTGGCCCCGAAGGGTGGCCTGAAGCCCGAGGACATCGCGGCGGTGATCGCTGCGGCGCGGGCGAAGAAGGCCCGCTTCGAAGCATTGGAGCTGGACCTGGTGGCTCTGGCGGAGGCCAGTGACATCGGCAAGCTGACCGGCTCCCCCAACGCCACCGTCTACCTGCGCACCGCGCAGCGGCTCGCGCAGCGGGAGGCGTCCGCGGTCGTGGGGCTGGCCCGGGACCTGGGCAAGGTGGCGCGGCTGACGTTGGAGGCGATGGCCGCCGGGGCGGTGTCGGCCCAGCAGGCGAAGGTGATCGCCGAAGCGCTGAAGAAGCTCCCCGAATATGTGGATGCGGATGAGCGGCACCGGGCGGAGGAGTTCCTGATCGAGAAGGCCGGCTTCGCCAACCCCGACGAACTCCGCGGGATGGGCGAATCGCTGCTGGAGCGCATCGCGCCCGAAGAGGCCGAACGGCTGGAGGGTGAAGAACTGGCGAAGAAGGACCGCAAGGCCGAACAGAAACGGTCCCTGCGCTACCTGCCCAACGGCATCCCGCAGTCGGAGACGGTGCGGATCACTTTGCCGTCGTGGGAGATGGAACTGTTCCGCAAGATCATCGAACCGTTGGCCGAACCGAAGAAGGGCGCAGAGCCGGACCGGCGCCCGATCGACCAGCGGCGCGGGGACGCGTTCGCCGAAGCCCTCGGCCTGCTCGCCGCCGCCACCACCACACCCGTACGCGGCGGCCGACCACCCCAGGTCGCGGTCACCATCCCCGTCGACGTTCTGCTGAAGGGCCTGGGTGCCGGGACGATCGACGACACCGCCACCCCCGTACGCCCCCGGCCCTGCACCTGCCCCTGCACCGACCCCAAGTACGGCACCACCAAGGACACCGGCAACACCCGGAACGCCAAGAACGCCAGACAGGCCCGTACGGACGGGGAACCGACACCGGAGGAAGCAGCAGGCCAGGAACAAGCCCGGGAAACCCAGCCAGGTATGGGGAAACGGCCACCATCGGGTACCGGCTCACCCACCGACGGGATACCCCCACCGCGAACACCAGATCAACCGCACCACCCACAACCGAACACCGACCCCGAACCAGAACCCCGTACCGCAACGGGTTCGGGAACCGAACCCGATCCGCATACCGGGCAGGTTCCGGGGCGTGACGCCGAACCCCACGGTGCGGTGGGGCTGAAGGACGCCATCGACCCGCACGACGGGTGCCCCAAGTGTGGAGGTGGCGGGTCGGCCCGCTACCTCGGCACCGACGGCAAACCCATCTCCGCGGCGACGGTGCGCCGGTTGGCGTGCGAGGCCGACCTCATCCCCGTCGTCCTCGGCGGCGACGGGCAGGTCCTCGACCTCGGCCGTTCCGACCGGTTCTTCAGGGAACACCAACGACGAGCACTGGCCATCCGCGACGGCAGCCACTGCCACTTCCCCGGCTGCAACATCCCCGAACCACGCTGCATCACCCACCACATGACCGCCTGGGACCACGGCGGCCCCACCGACCTGAACAACGGCGTACTCCTATGCCGCTTCCACCACGTCACCGTCCACCACAAAGGCTGGCTGGTCCGCATGGGCACACACGGCCACCCCGAGTACGTACCCCCGGAATGGGTGGACCCGCAGCAGCGAATCCTCCGCCCATGA
- a CDS encoding NAD(P)/FAD-dependent oxidoreductase, translating into MPQGRHAHVLLARGGEVIEDLFPGVTGELVADGAVVSHPLADFRFCAGGHTLRQVPIGATMLQCTRPFLEGHLRDRVLALPGLTPADRCDVVGLTLDDDRRRVAGVRVVHGRDASTEETLTADLVVDATGRAGRTPVWLRALGLPRPREEEFAVSVGYASRLMRLPRDYAEREKAIAVGPVPNLPRGLALLEVEGGRHLVTLAGFESRHHPPGDHDGFVEFAATVSPPDVLDAIRRAEPLGDIATYRYQSSVRRHYQELPDLPDGLLVTGDALCSFNPIYGQGMTLAAMQASTLRDSLAQGAPGLTRRFFQAASRTVDDAWNLGVGADLALPQFRARRTLSTRLTSAYTRQVQAAGAVDDQVARQFVRVTHLLDPPDRLLRPSLAWRVLRARTAGLGRRRRVPRLTSPGR; encoded by the coding sequence GTGCCTCAGGGACGGCACGCCCACGTACTCCTCGCGCGCGGAGGCGAGGTCATCGAGGACCTCTTCCCGGGTGTCACCGGTGAGCTCGTCGCCGACGGAGCGGTCGTGTCCCATCCCCTGGCGGACTTCAGGTTCTGCGCCGGCGGCCACACGCTCCGGCAGGTCCCGATCGGCGCGACCATGCTGCAGTGCACCCGGCCGTTCCTGGAAGGCCACCTGCGGGACCGGGTGCTCGCACTGCCCGGGCTCACGCCCGCGGACAGGTGTGACGTGGTGGGCCTGACCCTCGACGACGACCGCCGCCGGGTCGCCGGCGTTCGCGTCGTGCATGGGCGAGACGCGAGCACCGAGGAGACGCTGACGGCGGATCTCGTCGTCGACGCCACCGGAAGGGCCGGGCGTACTCCCGTGTGGTTGCGGGCACTCGGCCTTCCCCGGCCGCGGGAGGAGGAGTTCGCCGTGAGCGTCGGGTACGCCAGCCGGCTGATGCGCCTCCCCCGCGACTACGCCGAACGGGAGAAGGCGATCGCCGTCGGGCCGGTCCCGAACCTGCCGCGCGGCCTGGCCCTGCTCGAGGTCGAGGGCGGGCGCCACCTGGTGACGCTCGCCGGCTTCGAGAGCCGGCACCATCCCCCGGGTGACCACGACGGCTTCGTCGAGTTCGCCGCGACGGTGTCCCCACCGGACGTGCTGGACGCCATCCGGCGCGCCGAACCGCTCGGCGACATCGCCACCTACCGCTACCAGTCCTCCGTACGCCGGCACTACCAGGAGCTGCCCGACCTGCCCGACGGACTGCTGGTGACCGGGGACGCGCTGTGCAGCTTCAACCCCATCTACGGCCAGGGGATGACCCTCGCCGCGATGCAGGCTTCGACGTTGCGGGACAGCCTGGCGCAGGGCGCGCCCGGCCTCACCCGCCGCTTCTTCCAGGCCGCGTCCCGCACCGTCGACGACGCGTGGAACCTCGGGGTCGGGGCAGACCTCGCGCTTCCGCAGTTCCGGGCGCGGCGCACCCTGTCGACCCGGCTGACCAGCGCCTACACCCGCCAGGTGCAGGCGGCCGGAGCGGTCGACGACCAGGTGGCGCGGCAGTTCGTGCGGGTCACGCATCTGCTCGACCCGCCGGACCGACTCCTGCGCCCAAGCCTCGCCTGGCGGGTGCTGCGAGCTCGGACGGCAGGGCTGGGGCGACGGCGACGGGTTCCGCGACTCACTTCGCCCGGACGGTGA
- a CDS encoding NUDIX domain-containing protein: MSGQTIVVGAAIVRDGLLLTQQRAYPEAAAGRWELPGGRVEPGESEAAAVVRECQEELGVDVAVHDRVGPDVPLPGGDLVLRIHAAALVDRGIEPVAHEHRALRWIGLADLDDLDWLEPDRVLLPDLHALLAGPGR, translated from the coding sequence GTGTCCGGACAAACCATCGTGGTCGGCGCCGCGATCGTGCGCGACGGCCTTCTGCTCACCCAGCAGCGCGCCTACCCCGAGGCGGCCGCCGGTCGGTGGGAGCTCCCGGGCGGCCGGGTCGAGCCGGGTGAGTCCGAGGCCGCAGCAGTCGTACGCGAGTGCCAGGAGGAGCTCGGAGTCGACGTCGCCGTCCACGACCGGGTCGGCCCGGACGTTCCCCTGCCGGGCGGAGACCTCGTGCTGCGGATCCACGCCGCGGCCCTCGTCGATCGAGGCATCGAGCCGGTCGCGCACGAACACCGGGCGCTGCGCTGGATCGGCCTCGCCGACCTCGACGACCTGGACTGGCTGGAGCCGGACCGCGTCCTGCTGCCCGACCTGCATGCGCTCCTAGCAGGGCCGGGACGCTGA